The following coding sequences are from one Amyelois transitella isolate CPQ chromosome 23, ilAmyTran1.1, whole genome shotgun sequence window:
- the LOC132903248 gene encoding uncharacterized protein LOC132903248, with amino-acid sequence MKKVSSYGTPHYFLPHHGVYREHSSSTRLRVVFDGSAATSNGVSLNDIQLVGPPLQSELFDILLRFRRYRFTACADIQKMYRQCLLHESQRDMQLIVWRDNPSEPLSMYQLNTVTYGMAASPYLAVRCLKQLALECTDPDVKRIISEDFYVDDMITGWDDKHELLSFCNKTSKCLQSGCFPLRKWTFNFQCDQSSGPFSAGKELTLGDTVQCKTLGLGWYNTSDEFYFNTQFKSDTNKITKRSILSHISQIFDPLGLVSPIIIIVKILLQRLWLLQLGWDDVVPSDVLLTWTKFANALSELNTIRVPRHVINTTATHSELHIFTDASQVAYGACIYVRSVSSDNNSLVRLLCSKSKVAPLKPVSIPRLELCGALLGARLYDKVNKALHLQFKNIMFWTDSTIVLGWLHMPPNLQKTFVQNRTSEIHELTRELPWRHVSGKNNPADLVSRGMSLEDLSTSTLWWEGPAYLRQPDFRCDLVPSFINGLPDELPELKSGVTLSAVPDKVSESSLFPFYRFSQFNRMRRAVAYVNRFIYNSRNTNNPRSGVLCVDELRESDITLARLSQLESFPVEYMSLTKNNCLGHKHNLAKLSLFIDHNKLIRVGGRISNSQIFSLDKKHPILISGSHPFATLLFRYEHTRLLHAAPQALLYNLRETWWPISGRNLARKVVHNCIVCKRLRGKTPTPLMGNLPMERLDATFPFMRCGVDYAGPMLMLNRRGKGSRTTKCYICIFICFVTRAIHLELVSDLSTEGYLLALKRFISRRGKPLEIFSDNGRNFVGLMNEFKKFINNCSSEIIDYAISQNIRFTFLPPYSPNFGGLWEAGVKSCKYHLRRVVGNAHLTFEEFSTVLVQIEAVLNSRPLSPMSTDPQDFTPLSPAHFLLGRPLTAPACEDVTEISTNRLTRYQRVEQIRQHFWSRWAKEYVSELQARTKRTKDDTPLKPGMLVVIKDDNLPPLKWHLGRIIDIFPGKDGVARVADIRTSTGIVKRSYSKICPLLE; translated from the coding sequence ATGAAAAAGGTAAGTTCATATGGAACaccacattattttttaccacaCCATGGTGTATATCGGGAGCATAGCTCTTCAACCCGATTGAGAGTAGTCTTTGACGGAAGTGCTGCTACTAGTAATGGAGTATCCTTAAATGACATTCAGCTTGTCGGGCCGCCACTACAAAGTGaactatttgatattttattgcgGTTTAGACGATATAGGTTTACTGCGTGTgcagacatacaaaaaatgtacaggCAGTGCCTATTACATGAGTCACAACGCGACATGCAACTGATTGTCTGGCGGGATAATCCTTCTGAGCCTTTAAGTATGTACCAGCTCAACACCGTGACCTACGGCATGGCAGCGTCACCCTATCTTGCTGTTAGATGCCTCAAACAGCTGGCACTTGAGTGTACTGACCCTGATGTAAAGAGAATCATCTCTGAGGACTTTTACGTTGATGATATGATCACAGGTTGGGATGATAAACatgaattattatcattttgtaaCAAGACTTCAAAGTGTTTACAGTCCGGTTGTTTTCCATTGAGAAAATGGACATTTAACTTTCAATGTGATCAGTCATCAGGTCCGTTCAGCGCAGGTAAGGAGTTAACATTAGGTGATACTGTTCAGTGCAAGACTTTGGGTTTAGGATGGTACAACACTAgtgatgaattttattttaatacgcaATTTAAGAGTGACACTAACAAGATAACAAAACGTAGTATTTTATCACACATATCTCAAATTTTTGACCCCCTTGGTTTAGTTAGtccaattataataatagtgaaaatattattacagcGACTTTGGTTATTGCAATTAGGTTGGGACGATGTGGTGCCAAGCGATGTTCTACTTACATGGACTAAGTTTGCGAACGCCCTATCGGAACTTAACACCATTCGTGTGCCTCGTCATGTTATTAACACTACTGCTACACATTCGGAGTTACACATTTTTACCGATGCATCGCAAGTAGCGTACGGCGCTTGTATTTACGTACGCTCAGTCAGCAGTGACAATAATTCATTGGTGAGACTGTTGTGCTCAAAAAGCAAGGTTGCTCCTTTGAAGCCCGTTAGTATTCCGCGGCTAGAATTATGCGGAGCTTTATTAGGTGCAAGGCTATACGACAAAGTGAATAAGGCACttcatttacaatttaaaaatattatgttttggaCTGACTCAACAATTGTACTAGGCTGGTTACACATGCCACCTAACTTACAAAAaacttttgtacaaaataggACATCAGAAATACATGAGTTGACGAGGGAACTTCCTTGGCGTCATGTAAGTGGAAAAAATAATCCAGCTGATTTAGTGTCCCGCGGTATGTCGCTAGAAGATCTCTCAACTTCTACGTTATGGTGGGAGGGCCCGGCCTATCTTCGCCAGCCCGATTTTAGATGCGATCTGGTGCCTTCATTTATAAATGGTTTGCCTGATGAGTTACCAGAGTTAAAATCGGGCGTGACGCTTTCTGCTGTGCCTGATAAAGTTTCCGAGTCTTCCTTGTTTCCCTTCTATAGATTTTCTCAATTTAATCGCATGAGACGCGCTGTCGCATACGTAAAtcggtttatttataattcacgCAATACTAATAACCCGCGATCAGGCGTCCTATGTGTCGATGAATTGAGAGAGTCTGATATAACTTTAGCTAGGCTGTCTCAATTGGAATCTTTTCCAGTTGAATACATGTCgcttactaaaaataattgtttaggaCATAAACACAATTTAGCAAagctaagtttatttattgatcacaataaattaatacgtgTAGGTGGTCGTATTTCCAATTCACAAATTTTCTCGTTGGATAAAAAACATCCAATACTCATATCTGGTAGCCATCCTTTTGCTACTTTGCTATTTCGGTATGAGCACACCCGTTTGTTACATGCAGCTCCACAAGCGCTTTTATACAATTTGCGAGAGACCTGGTGGCCTATTAGTGGTAGGAATCTTGCTAGGAAAGTGGTACATAATTGTATTGTTTGCAAGCGGTTAAGGGGAAAAACTCCAACTCCTTTAATGGGGAATTTACCAATGGAACGTTTGGACGCTACTTTTCCTTTTATGCGTTGTGGTGTCGATTACGCCGGGCCAATGCTCATGCTAAATCGTAGGGGTAAAGGTTCGAGGActacaaaatgttatatttgtatttttatttgtttcgtgACTCGTGCCATTCACTTGGAGCTAGTCAGTGACTTGTCCACTGAAGGGTATTTACTTgcattaaaaagatttatatccAGACGTGGCAAACCTTTAGAAATATTCTCCGACAACGGTAGAAATTTTGTTGGGcttatgaatgaatttaaaaagtttataaataattgctCATCGGAGATAATAGATTACGCAATAAGTCAAAATATCAGGTTTACTTTTCTTCCTCCATATTCTCCTAATTTTGGTGGTTTGTGGGAGGCTGGAGTGAAATCCTGTAAGTATCATTTACGACGTGTCGTAGGAAATGCACACTTAACCTTTGAGGAGTTTAGCACGGTTTTGGTTCAGATTGAAGCCGTTTTGAATTCCCGTCCCCTTAGTCCTATGTCCACAGATCCGCAAGACTTCACTCCTTTGAGCCCAGCTCACTTTTTGCTTGGCCGTCCACTTACTGCGCCTGCTTGTGAAGACGTGACTGAAATTTCGACGAATCGTCTTACTCGCTATCAACGTGTGGAACAGATTCGCCAGCATTTCTGGTCCAGATGGGCTAAAGAATATGTTTCTGAACTACAAGCAAGGACCAAGAGAACAAAGGATGATACTCCGTTGAAGCCCGGAATGCTCGTCGTTATCAAGGATGATAATTTGCCGCCTTTGAAGTGGCATCTTGGACGAATCATCGACATCTTCCCAGGAAAGGATGGCGTTGCAAGAGTGGCAGACATACGGACTTCGACGGGCATTGTCAAACGATCGTACAGCAAGATATGTCCTTTGCTCGAGTAG
- the LOC132903249 gene encoding uncharacterized protein LOC132903249 yields the protein MADRRSSSVLTKQTLLTRGGRILALVPAENAPSDDSERSDVEEEFRVRTPLSSFSSPAPSIHSSLERLNILDDDEHYNSDNVPLTPIFQTVYSSPSLEPNCNKVPVLSDIPSLPTTPLTPVNPPNPKTRSRRRQPTVPVRKRPRLMKKFTLNYQWKKAVFRHRAIIEEDSNYTDVPDISALDYFYKFFSPDILTDIVEQTNFYSKNPRNCQLDYHVKA from the exons ATGGCGGACCGGCGTAGCTCATCTGTGTTGACtaag CAAACGCTACTAACTCGAGGTGGTAGAATATTAGCTCTTGTGCCTGCTGAAAATGCACCCTCTGACGATAGCGAGCGCTCAGATGTCGAAGAGGAATTTCGTGTACGCACCCCGCTTTCTTCATTTTCTTCTCCAGCACCTTCTATTCATTCTTCCTTAGAAAGACTAAACATTCTAGATGATGACGAACATTACAACAGCGACAATGTTCCACTTACGCCCATttttcaaacagtatattcaAGTCCGTCTTTAGAACCAAATTGCAATAAAGTACCGGTGCTGAGTGATATTCCGTCACTCCCAACAACTCCTCTTACTCCAGTAAATCCACCAAATCCAAAAACCAGATCCCGACGTCGTCAGCCCACCGTTCCTGTCCGGAAAAGACCGAGactaatgaaaaaatttactttgaaCTATCAGTGGAAAAAAGCCGTTTTTCGACACAGAGCTATTATAGAAGAAGACTCCAATTATACAGATGTTCCGGATATATCAGCgttggattatttttataaatttttttcgcCAGACATTCTAACAGATATCGTAGAGCAAACAAATTTTTACTCGAAGAATCCCAGAAACTGTCAATTAGATTACCATGTAAAGGCGTAA
- the LOC132903238 gene encoding uncharacterized protein LOC132903238 codes for MSLVNDEAKPKSRDRSPYSRPPTAFCDKDSEKLTDLGSAELVIDSVEFSASNYTIAWELLLNRYNNSSMLIHNHVKALFTIQKLTKESYHMLRRLIDTILKNLRALKMLGEPTEHWDTLVIFIVTSKLDETTEREWEQYKCTIRKHNETKSSLKVDDLLTFLRDRAEMLETLQASHSKINLDSKKQTTHKAQCNVSTKSQQSRTTYKKPCLMCYNDHALYSCPKFLDANIDTKLHFIATNKLCENCLRSGHTLETFHL; via the exons ATGAGCCTAGTTAATGATGAAGCTAAGCCTAAATCTCGCGATAGGTCTCCGTACAGTAGGCCCCCTACCGCCTTCTGTGACAAAGATAGTGAGAAGTTGACTGATTTA GGCAGTGCGGAGTTGGTTATAGATTCTGTGGAGTTCTCAGCCAGCAATTATACTATAGCATGGGAATTACTTCTCAATAGATACAATAATAGCAGTATGTTAATACACAACCATGTTAAGGCCTTATTTACCATTCAGAAATTAACTAAGGAGTCGTACCACATGCTCAGGCGCCTAATTGATACAATACTTAAGAATTTAAGAGCTTTAAAAATGCTTGGTGAACCCACTGAGCACTGGGATACACTGGTCATATTCATAGTCACTTCTAAATTAGATGAAACTACTGAACGCGAGTGGGAGCAATATAAGTGTACTATTCGTAAACACAATGAAACTAAATCATCACTAAAGGTGGATGATCTACTCACCTTTCTCAGGGACCGTGCTGAGATGTTGGAAACATTGCAAGCCTCTCATAGTAAGATTAATCTTGATTCcaaaaaacaaactacacaTAAGGCTCAATGCAATGTCTCCACCAAGTCACAACAAAGTCGCACTACCTATAAGAAGCCATGTTTAATGTGTTACAATGATCATGCACTGTATTCCTGTCCAAAGTTTTTGGATGCTAATATAGACACTAAACTACACTTTATAGCTACCAACAAGTTGTGTGAGAACTGTTTACGCTCTGGACATACGTTAGAAACAT TCCACTTGTGA